A portion of the Gadus macrocephalus chromosome 10, ASM3116895v1 genome contains these proteins:
- the tmem216 gene encoding transmembrane protein 216 isoform X1, protein MPQGAMLYSTYGGSTTSARPVVEALRRHILPSRFYGNQRWRPLSSTSLQVLLYLNCWYFAAYFLAESLMFVYKGLLLPYPSDNLILDVVLHLLFLCLESLRIFYGWKGNLCERSLATSVSLLLLLPCLALAVYFLLLQTFVLRLEFILTAVLLCFYGLEFLLGLVTVSLFSRSKMY, encoded by the exons ATGCCCCAAGGTGCCATGCTGTATTCAACCTATGGGGGCAGCACAACTTCTGCGCGTCCCGTAGTGGAAGCCTTGCGTCGTCACATCCTTCCAAGTCGTTTCTATGGTAATCAGAGATGGCGTCCG TTATCGTCCACATCACTGCAAGTCCTCCTCTACCTCAACTGTTGGTACTTTGCAGCATACTTCCTGGCAGAGTCTCTCATGTTTGTCTACAAAG GGCTCTTACTGCCGTATCCATCAGATAATTTGATTCTGGACGTCGTTCTGCATCTCCTGTTTCTCTGCCTAGAGAGCCTCAGGATCTTCTATG GTTGGAAGGGGAATCTGTGCGAGCGATCCTTGGCCACCAGTGtgtctctgctgctcctcctacCCTGTCTGGCCCTCGCAGtctacttcctcctcctccagaccttCGTCCTGCGCTTGGAGTTCATTCTCACCGCCGTTCTCCTCTGCTTCTACGGCCTAGAGTTCCTTCTCGGCCTGGTCACCGTGTCTCTCTTCTCCAG GTCTAAAATGTACTGA
- the tmem216 gene encoding transmembrane protein 216 isoform X2 produces the protein MFVYKGLLLPYPSDNLILDVVLHLLFLCLESLRIFYGWKGNLCERSLATSVSLLLLLPCLALAVYFLLLQTFVLRLEFILTAVLLCFYGLEFLLGLVTVSLFSRSKMY, from the exons ATGTTTGTCTACAAAG GGCTCTTACTGCCGTATCCATCAGATAATTTGATTCTGGACGTCGTTCTGCATCTCCTGTTTCTCTGCCTAGAGAGCCTCAGGATCTTCTATG GTTGGAAGGGGAATCTGTGCGAGCGATCCTTGGCCACCAGTGtgtctctgctgctcctcctacCCTGTCTGGCCCTCGCAGtctacttcctcctcctccagaccttCGTCCTGCGCTTGGAGTTCATTCTCACCGCCGTTCTCCTCTGCTTCTACGGCCTAGAGTTCCTTCTCGGCCTGGTCACCGTGTCTCTCTTCTCCAG GTCTAAAATGTACTGA